One part of the Marmota flaviventris isolate mMarFla1 chromosome 4, mMarFla1.hap1, whole genome shotgun sequence genome encodes these proteins:
- the Gjb6 gene encoding gap junction beta-6 protein codes for MDWGTLHTFIGGVNKHSTSIGKVWITVIFIFRVMILVVAAQEVWGDEQEDFVCNTLQPGCKNVCYDHFFPISHIRLWALQLIFVSTPALLVAMHVAYYRHETARRFRKGEKRNEFKDLEDIKKQKVRIEGSLWWTYTSSIFFRIIFEAAFMYVFYFLYNGYHLPWVLKCGIEPCPNLVDCFISRPTEKTVFTIFMISASVICMLLNVAELCYLLLKVCFRRSKRTQTQRNHPNHAIKESKQNEMNELISDSGQNAITGFPS; via the coding sequence ATGGATTGGGGGACCCTGCACACTTTCATTGGGGGTGTGAATAAACACTCCACCAGCATTGGGAAGGTGTGGATCACAGTCATCTTCATTTTCCGAGTCATGATCCTTGTGGTGGCTGCCCAGGAAGTGTGGGGTGATGAACAGGAAGACTTTGTCTGCAACACTCTGCAACCAGGATGCAAGAACGTGTGCTACGACCACTTCTTCCCCATCTCCCACATCCGCCTGTGGGCCTTGCAGCTGATCTTTGTGTCCACCCCAGCACTGCTGGTGGCCATGCATGTGGCCTACTACAGACATGAAACTGCCCGCAGGttcaggaaaggagagaagagaaatgaattCAAAGACCTAGAGGACATAAAAAAGCAGAAGGTTCGAATAGAGGGGTCCCTGTGGTGGACATACACCAGCAGCATCTTCTTCCGGATTATCTTCGAAGCTGCCTTTATGTATGTGTTTTACTTCCTCTACAATGGGTACCACCTGCCCTGGGTGCTGAAATGTGGGATTGAGCCCTGCCCCAATCTTGTTGACTGCTTTATTTCCAGACCAACTGAGAAAACTGTGTTTACGATTTTTATGATTTCTGCATCTGTGATTTGCATGTTGCTTAATGTGGCAGAGCTATGTTATCTGCTGCTGAAAGTGTGTTTTAGGAGATCCAAAAGAACCCAGACCCAAAGAAATCACCCCAACCATGCCATAAAAGAGAgtaagcaaaatgaaatgaatgagcTGATTTCAGATAGTGGTCAAAATGCAATCACAGGTTTTCCAAGTTAA